The Xiphophorus hellerii strain 12219 chromosome 6, Xiphophorus_hellerii-4.1, whole genome shotgun sequence genomic interval TTCACCAAAAGGgcattttttgtacaatttatgAGCTCTATTTAAGGATATTGAGTTTTTTGCTAACAGCTGGAGGAGCCTAGTTACCATGTCAATATTTCATTCGTGACGTTCCGTTGTGTTTATCTAGATATGTGATGTCAAACTTCCCAGAAGTCACCTAAGATCACTTCCCAGTTTGCGCCTTTTGCCTTCGCAGCACTACGATTAAATCCATTTTCCTAATTTTCCTTCACACTCCACCAAGGATGTAATCTTACCAGCTGCTCAAAAGATCAAAGCACATGATAGAGAGATGGCAGTAACTATGGAAACCGGTTGTGTGTTTTGAAAAGCTGTCCATTACCGCTCAGAGTTCCTCTTGCTCTTCAAGGAACACTTCTCACACtaaagctcctctgcctcccaTCAGGAGGCACAAAACCATAAATCACAGCAGCTTTCTGCTGAGCTAAATGATGACAGACAATGCATGCTTTTAATCTTCGCTGCTGAAAGATTTATGTGAAAAGGCCTGGAGGATTCCGCAGGTAATTTCTTCACACGCATCTGCCCTGGCACAAGAAACGCTTAAAGGGAGTTAAGAGCAGGGGGTCAGAGGCAATAAATCACGCACAGTTCTGATAGAAAGTATCTAGAAGCTGAATATAAACgatggaaaaataatttggCCCTCATGAAGTGACAGATGTGAGATAACTGTTATTCGTTCTTGTGGGAGGTTTTGGGCATGAATGGAGCTTTAATATCTTAATTTAATACGGGACACAAACTCAGAAGAGCTGGAGTAATCAAACACAATTTACACAGGCGCCTCGGCAACGGCTCCACAAGACCGGAAATTCAGCAGAGGTCAAAGAAACGATACCGAAGCCATAAATCAAGGTGGCTATGGATTTGGTgcccacaaaacaaaaggaaTTATCAGCAGAGAATGACAATCTGGCAATAAGAACAAGCAAAATGACTGATGACAAACATTCCTGTTGTTGAAGAAAAAGAGAGGTGCAATAGCCAGAACGCCACATAAGAGCAGGGAGCTAGCAGGGCGATTTTTGAAACGCATCCTAACAatttgtttttccctcatcTTAAGCATAAAGAGCTTAGAAAAACAGAATGGGATTTATTTGAAGGATTCAGTAACACAGTTTGACCAAATTACATCAACATAAAACTTAGCTACACAGCTAACATAATGAATTACCACACAGAAAACATATAGACTCGCGAggagacttttctttttcaaaaaagtaGCAGAAGAGGTCAAGCAGCCTGTGGATAAAAGGCGGCACTCTCTACTCTGAGATGCTGGTACGGTCTGCTACAGACGTTTCCTGAAAAGTATAAGACCAGTACGGTTCTTTTTATCATCGCCACAAGTTGTGAAATCCTCCACTgaagacattaaatatttttatctaaCTGGCCACAACAGATCAAGTTTTCATCAATGTTGAATTTTTCTACTAAAAGTTAGatgaaagtgtatttttttaaaaatataaagctgCGAGTGAGCAGATCTCCCAgagaacaaaaatgttatttcagaCACAACACACTATTTCAGTAACACACCCATGAATCACTCTGTTTGTAAAACTACTACGGAAAAATAATGACACAGATGTTGGTGGTCATTGAAAGGTACTTTTCCCCATGGCTCTTCACCCTATGAAGTCGCTGAACATGCAATGTTACACATGTAACATTTTCAGTAGTTGCACAAAACAGCTTTCTCCGGTAAGGTGCAGGTTTTCCCTCTAAAGGTACATGCACATTTAATCCTGTAACTCCAAATTACAAGCTAAAATCAGAAAGTCTGAGATAGTTTGAcaaacttttttgtgtgtgtagtaTTCGCTAACTCAATGTTTCACTTATATTTAGATAGGCAAACCAAATATGTTTGCAAATTCTGCCACCGGGGGAATAAATTTGTCCTAACCACCCAGCAGTCAGACACAAAGTCAGATTAATAACTAGCTTGGGAATCGTGAGTTTTGAAGTGAGGTTGTGTTAGAAGATTATGAGTCATTTGATACCTGCAGCctattggtatttctaacaggTATAATGTAGTTGGTCCTGCAGGTTAATTGCTATTACAAGAAGGGATGAGTCTAAAAAGATCCCTGCTATCTTGAAACAAGAGTTTCATTTTATGAGAATACTATTTCCGAAATCTTCATCTCAAGTTTGCATTGGGCAGTAACTCCAATATAGACTATAATTCTGTGCGCAGGGAGGAGAGGTAGGAAGAAATGTGCCACTAAATATCTTCCAACAAATGCTAAGAGCAATACACGACTTTCACAGTCAGAATTTCAGCTTTAGACGctcttgttgtttttccaacTTTGCAACTCAGAGAATCCGACCTCTGGGtgcaagagagagaaaaaagagagtCATAAATGAGGACTTCAAGAGACTTCTACTCCAGGTAGAAAATGATGTGCTCATAATTTTTCAACAGAGCTTCACTCAATGGCTTAGGGGCAAGACGGGGTTCTAATGTTCAGAAGTAAACACACTAATTATGTTGCCCAATAAAAATCCTTAGAAGGAAATTGATGAGACGTTATTAACGCCACAACTAATCAGAGCAAAATGCTCGTTCTCTTAAGGTGTAATGAGTCACTTTAGGTCAGTCTCTTTATGCATTCATGCAAACGTGCGACGGAAAACTCTCATTAGGTCTGGTCTGAGGTTTTCACAAAGCGCCCCTCCCTACTGGCTGGTGTGTGCAAAAAGGATATTTGAATGGACTTTCTGCATAAACAACGTTTATGATTCTGGCccctgattttgttttataatgtgCAGTAGAGGACCCCTGGGATGAGTTGGCTGATTGAAGATGTCTAAtgcttctctctgtgtgtgtgtgtgtcaaacCAGTTTAAAGACTTTATCATCTGTTTACCAAGGACAGAGAATGTGATTGGAGTCCAAATAATGAATGTGCTCCATCATCCTCAGCCATAATGGAAAATAAGTGGCATGGTATCAGGAGTCAATTCTTTTGAGAAAGATGATTAATCAGTATTTTTTGATGGATTTTTATCCACAGGCGAGGCAGACAAATCGCTGTAAGCCTTGAATCGGGCTGAACACAAAACTAAAGCACGTCTTGTTTACTCTCGTCTGGTATCTGAATAGCAGAGCATGAACAGAAGTTGGTGCATCGTGTCATAAATGTGATCTGCTCCTCACAAATGTCCTCTCTTCTGCACAACATTAAGTTTTTATAGTTGCTAAAGTGTCCGTGTAGTGTTAGAAAACGCATAATTACTGGAAAGAGGCAGACTCGTTCATATCGGAGTATTTTCATCTCGGAATTGTAGCATGCAAATGGTCAAGTGTGATGGCATCAccagtgtaataaaataaaaacatatgtatCTTGTCCCCTCGCAGGGACAAGCGGGAGAAATTCGAGGCGTTGAGGCGAGGCTTGCCTTTGAGCTATATGTTAACGTAATTTAAAACATGGGCGAATATGTGGTCCAAAGAATACCGGAGGAGCGTAATGTCATTGGTTGGCCTTCTGCAATGTTAACAAAGAAAGATTAGACACATTCTTTTTACAATCCCCAAATGCCACATTAGATTTCATCAACTGAGTTAGATTTGTTTCTTATATTCAGTACCTCCAAAGTTAAATTCTTCTTTATCATCAGTGCTGTCTCAGACTTATTACTAGCACTCTGTCTGAAAAATCCTGAGGAGAGGCCACTCCATAATCAGGACTTCATGATAATCAACACTCATCTCACAATGACCTTCATGATGTTCCTGGAAAAAAAGGTGGTAAATTACATCACATTACTTTCAGTATACTTTCAATAATTCATATCTGTATAGAATTTTCTCTATTAAAgttaaagttagaaaaataaaagattataaTTCAGGATTGTTTAATAGACAGATATGTGTTGTCCCTTCCAACCAAACAGTTGAATTATGtaacagaaattttaaaacGTTTTATAATTGTGTTTGTGCTTGTAGTTGACAAGAGTTATAATTTCCATaaacaaagtcaaaaaattgagtaaaacagattaaaactaTGCACACTGAAGCAAAATCAACAGAAAGATGGAGTTACATATACAACGCTACCAAACATGAACATCAACATTATCACATGACACAATTAAACTGACTAGAAATGCAGTTTGAGGCCAGTAACTTGGAGACCTAGTAAACCGGCACCCTTTCTATTGATTTAAAGACACTCTGTGGTGAGCCCGGTCCGCCTTTGTTCTTCCAACATTATTAAATAACCAGCTGTGACAAAGATTGTGATCCAAAAGAACTCAAATTCTACCTGCATTAGAGTACATGTTGTCATTTCTGCTCTGACCCAGCGTGGTTACTCTAATGCACACAGCTGGGCACCAGCACTCCCATTTTTTGCAACAGCTGTGTTGCTGTAACGCGAGCCGTGAAGTGCTTGTCTATAACATGGCAGTGCAGGCGAGAACATAAAAGTCCCAGTATAAATCTATTTTGTACTGACAATAATAGGGTATCTATTTGCACAAGATTTCAGTCTTGTGTAACAACAGTTGCATCAAAGTcctttgcaaaaaatatatatatatataaacagtgAATCTGCTTTTGATTTGTGAGAAGATATCCACCTCCAAAAGTTCTCTTTATGTTAGAAAAGTACATTTAGAATTATTTatctgctttgaaaaacaatgaTAAGACACTGAGTGTGATTAATTCATGGTTCACATGTTGAAGGCAACAAAATTTGCCTTTTAAGCcgactgcatttttaaaatcccaTCTACAGTGGCAAAGAACAGAAAGCAAGAACAGAGTTGGTGTGAGTGTAATTTTGCATTTAGATACCCTACATTACAAAGCCGGATGAATAAACATAACCTTTTCCCTCGTGTCAGTTCATCTTCAGTTCTTGTATCCTCTGTGGAGGGGCTGGTCAGGAACAGGACAGAGTGGGCAGCAGATTGTATTTCTGGATCACTGTTTAGGTTAGAACTTCTTGCGAGATGGTGAGAAAGCCCCAGTGACACAGCCATGCATTTGGAGTATACACACAGCTGCAGCGTCAGGTTCCAGCTGAGGCACAAACCAATATAAGTTCATTTCAGATTGTTTGGAGATGTGCCCAGGGCAAAGGTTTCATAGCTTGGTGTATATTTTAGAGGGTGGGTGATTCTTCTGAGACGGACACAGTGAGCAGGAGATTGTTCAGCGAAGAACAGCCTGCAGCCTCGGGCTCAGTGTACATTTATGAGACAGTTAAGGGAGAAGGATGGGATGGAGAAATAAGCAGCACTGAAAAGGAAAGAGAGCCAAGAAGCAGGGATGTGTGAATGTTTGCTTTCCTTCAGATGAGTGGGAGCTTGTAGGTGTGTTAGGAGTCTGTTCGCACAGCCTTTGGGGCACATCATATATAGAAGCCTATTACCTTTCTCTCATCCCTGCTTACTTTTCAGGCCAGTGCATCGTCGAGTCATAGGGGGTCTGTAAATATACATCCACAAGACAGAGAAAGGATGGATAAACAAAAGTTTGCGGTGAAAGCTAAAACCATCACCAGGCCTAAGTATTCAcatctcttcttttttatggaATTTACTGCAGGcctgaaaaaaatcaatgacTTGCTCTTAAAATCTACTCTTTGTTTAAATGGacttatattttagtttaatttagaCCAACACTGCAGAGTTAGGAAAAGAGGAGCTTCACATGATTCTAGAGCCAGAGCTATTGAAATAAAGGCTATTTTAgcaaccacaaaaaaatatatataaaaatgagcaaagacACTGAAGATAAGAAGGAATACAATATACAGTATCTCTGCCCCGGGTATATTGATCTACATCTCTCTGCTAAACTGTCCATCATGAGCCCAACTGTGTATTATAAATCAATGCAGCAGCAGTGGATAAAACTTTGGGATTTTTGCTCATTTCTAGTTTGCTCTGTTATGCAGTCATACTCAGACAAGAAATACTCTAATACCAGGACTTGATAGTACAGTACAGAGCAGCTTGATGCTCAGGAAAAGCGAGGCAGATGTCACGGTCAAACAGTGGGGAAAGCAATGGGGCTGTCCCATCAGTTCCCAAAAACACAGAGGGAAAAATGAAACTCACATAAGCGAAGGTGGAGTCAGTGTGACCCGTCCAGGACGGCACACATGGTAAAAAGCTCAGGCAGGATCCACTCGAACCTGATGATCATCTCACTCAATGTTTTTCGGcatatcaaaaaaaaaaaaaaaaacatcttcctaCACCAACGAAATGCAAGGTATTTAAAATACAAGCTGATGGGGGTGTAGCAATGATGATCGTGCTTCTGCTGACGAGACGAAGCTGGTTAACGACTCTGTAAGTCAACCCTGTCTAATCAGTGAATTACTTTAAAAACCAGCCAATTTAGCCAGACATTTGACTAGGATTTACACTGGCATTAGCATTTCCCTTCATCTTCTTATGCATGTTTATGTCTAATTTTCCTCTCTCTGGTTTTACATGCCCATGTTCTTTACTCTATCTTGTACAGCACTTCTTTActatgtttgaaaaaataaagatctttaataaataaattctttaaccaatatatatatatatatatatatatatatatatattctagctgggggaaaatattgaaaatgcatatttattttttgtcattcaaaCTCTTCgtgttttcataaaaacatgtcCTTGTTggtttatgatttttaaaaaatggcaaagaaatgAACAAAGCCAGAGGAAAAAGCAACAGTTTAGAGGGCATGATGCACTCTGGGCTCATATACATCTGATAACATTTTCTCTCAGAGGTAAGCTTTTAAATTCTCAAACATGATCAATAGAGTAATCTTTTAACCGGCACAAACTATAATTAGTCTTTGATTCAGGTACACAAGTATTAGTTGTGCTGAGATCTATCACAATGATATTTTGGTGAAAGTGAGATGTAATCATAGACCCAGATAAGAAATGAAGAAGCTTCAtgttactgaaaacaaaatttaaaagaaaagggaaTTTAAAAGGTAATGAGAAAAAATTTCAGTCAGTGAGAATAGAGCAGTTTATTAGCCTGTGGTAAATAATCTGTAGAGAAAAGAACTGAACAGTAAGTGGATTTCCCAGGATAAAAGCAGAGACATTTATGAAGTTTTAAATAGAACAGTTTCTTTTGTGAGGCAACCACAGTTATTCagacagcattttgttttgttaagcAACTGACAGCATGAAATATAtgtcacaaccacaaatatACACGTATGGCATGCTGCAGAGCCCATCTTCAATGTCggcttaaaacaagaaaaaaaaaacaaaacccaaaagacaaaaaggcaGGAAGTGTTTCGATTCAAAAGTTCAAGTGAGCTTTCAACAGCATAAACGGCTGGGGTTTATGCTGAACACCTGCTTGAAGGCCAACTCTACACGTCAACAAACCGCTGAATATTCACATACATTCAGATTAGGTCCTTCTCGCACagaaaattgtgtttaaaaataactacACCTGCCTGCATCCGTTTCAGtcgcgggcgtgtgtgtgtttgtgtgtgtgcgctggTTGAGCGGAACAGAGAGCAGATGAACTGCGTGTAACAGAGCGAATCCCAGCAAGAGTTTCTCATAGATGATTCCAGCTCTAAAAATCCTGAAATGTCTCATTTCcaatttaaacttttgatcaTATTAAGCTCCTCTTTGAAATAGAAGCCTCCCCCAGCTCCCtacaaaacaagttttaaaagcaaaaagattaaaactgGAACACAGTCACAGTGCAATACATGTAGCCAAACCGCTTTTCTCATCTATGCTGGCTGTATTTCTTACACCGAGCTGAGATCAGCGACTCCTTTTGATTTAGTGTAACATACTATTTCTCCAGTAGGTGGCGCCACTGTTATCCGCaacttcagttaaaaaaacaacaaaaaaacaaacaactaaacaaGGAGCAGACCATGGTTTTGTGCCATAAACGTTTATGGTTGTGTAAACCAATATCAGAACCTTTAGTGCTACTTTATTCATCACTTTTacagaaacttgttttaaccGCTTTTAGaacaaatgtgttaaaaaaataatgcaacacAGTTTCCGGATAATGGAATTGGGAACATTATGGATCTAAATGGAGATGGATAATGGTGTGCCTGAATGAGTCTACGGTAACCCAGATGATCCAAAAGAAGGCAAAACAATGGTGTCATTTCTTAAAATTATCCATGTTGGTTAAGATTTTTCACGCCAAGCACTACAATTCCCCCCCTGGCAACTTTaatgttgcaaatgttttaCCTTATTACCACACCAAAAAGGAAGAATCAATTCTGACACTACAGACTTATTCTTCAAGTTCTACTGTTTTCCgcagaaaaaaactattcagCAAACCAGAGGCATCCTGCTGAATCAGGTAATATAATCCTTCATTAAGTTTTCTTTCAGtcaaatgtaaattattcaaCAGCAGAAATtgcctgtttttatttgctaaagaTAAtagttttggggatttttttttaggtttaagAACAAAAACCATCAGCAATTTAAGGTAAACTCATTTCAgactttgattttaaaagtgGCTGCTTACTTATCGAGGTAAATTCAAACATTTGTCATCTGAGACAGATGAGTTGTGTGGGAGGTACTTAAACTTAATGTTCATGTTAAATCACAGTTATTATGCCTTTAAGATTCAGCCATGGAATtgcctaaaaataaacaaaaaaaacagtgacaCTATTTGATGAccttggtttcttttcattcACCAACTACACCGTTTTAACTTAACTCTAGAAATGGTAACAGTTACAGTCCATTTACATCGTCTTGCCTATTGCATCCAACTGTACAGGCCTATAACAATTTATTGTATTAAGTTTCAATCCCGCAAAACATGCCAGAAGCTGTGAGGCCACAGCTGAGGTGcaagtttaaaaactacaagaGACAAAGCACAAATTCGCTCCTGACAGTCGTGTGCACCGTTGTCTCTTGAAGACAATATTCTGGTGACTGccgatttgaaaaaaaaaaaaaaaaaaaaaagtcactttaggTTGCCACGGTTCTTACAAACTTCGTCTAGCGAACCAGTTCTTTCTGACACCCTTGTTCCTCTGGAACTCGCAGATCAGATTATGTCCCTCCGGTATCAGTGATGTGCGTGGCGTGCTCCATCTGTCACACATGCCGATTCAAACCCAGACAGTGAGGCTTGGACGACGAAAACTCCTTACGCTTCCGTCCAAACTGGAAGCTTAGTGAGGTTCTGTAAACTTTGCTCCCTCTGCAGTTTGCAATGAGCATGGTTGatcagagaaataataaaatcaaaacagccAGGATGAACTTAATGACCTCCGAGTGACGCTTGGGGATGAACCAGAGTTCCAGATGCTCACTCCCACGTTTCTCTTATCCTTGTCTCTTTTAGAGGCACAAGAGCTGCTTAAATATCCATCGAGACGCCATGAGAAGTGAAGGTATGCGAGACGAGCGACGCATGAGGGGGGCGCCGTTACCATATGTGAGATTCACAGTGAGTCATTTTGATGACGCCCACTCCTCCGCCTAACCGGCGGTAGTTCATTCCACCGTGCAACCTGGAGAAAAGGTGAGAGTACAAACACCAAGTTGACGGAATCAAGTCACAGAAGACATGATGATGtcagttgaataaaaaaataaaataaaatacagcttCTTGCAAAAGTAaccttgattttctttttacattttaaatgctagaagctttaatgcattttaattcaAGATAGAATTAAAATAGCACATACAATTATGTGCTACAAAGTAAAATTGCACATCACTCAAACCACACCATCCCCACAGAGATAGAAGGTGTGGGCAGCGTCATGCTACGTAGATGCTGTTCTTCAGCAGAAATCAGGAAGTGGATCAGTTTCATAAATACCTTTGCAAGGAGCTGTAATGATGTTGCTATATCTCCCAATTTGTGCCTATCAGTCCATCAACAATCACAATAACGTTTAGCCAcaactaatttttttttgtcttctgcaACTTTAGATCACCATGTGCTTTAGATGGCAAAGCAGGAAGCTGCATTCAGATAAATCATCATAGGTGTGAGCTGCATAGACGGTTATATAAAACATCCATGTCATTGTTTGATACTCCAAACAATCTCCTGCCTACAAAGGTTTCCATGTAAACTCATCAAAATTGGTTTCTGGCAGGCTTAATCCGTTCTCTGACGGCAAATTTAGAACTCCACTTAAACATCAGTCAGAtgaaatttgaattaaaactcaaaacaaataaaaagacatttaaataacGAATCCAACATAAATTTTTGACAAACCTActgatttttctcattttaaagatgaaatcAAAAAGACTTACCTCCATGTGTTGGCGTCCGGGTCGTATACTTCtatagtttttaaatatgttgtcCCATCGAAGCCACCTACCGCCATCAGCTGACCATTCACTACTGCCAAGCCCACCTACAGacacacatttacagctttgtatCACACAACAACAACCCAAAGTCATCCAgtgtttattaatttagtggTTTAAACTCAGATACAAACCCCACTACGTCTGGACGTCATGGCAACAACTGGCGACCACTGGTTGGTCCTGGGGTTGTATCTCTCTGCGCTGCTCAGCTCTGTGGTGTCGTCCCTCCCCCCAACAGAGTAGATCATGTCCTGGTAGACCGCGCATCCGAGGTGCTTTCGTCTCGTCCCCATGGGAGACACCGTGTGCCAGCGGTTTTCTTGAGGGTTGTAGCGCTCCACTGATGACAGAAAAATGGACGGAAATAGAATGGTATTGTTTCAGACGgtagaaacaacaacatttgTAGCTTAGTAGCTTTTAGCAGtctggaaaaggtttttttttataaaaatgtattcctgTTGTAGCTGTTGAAAGAGGTTTATATTGCCTTTTTACGAGGTACAGTACCCGTGTTTAAAGGAGATGTCCCATCAGACCCTCCTACAGCATAAAGAAATCCTCCCAGCACAGCGACAGCTACACCAAGCCGCCTGGTGCTCATTGAGGCCACACGAGTCCACTTGTTTTCCTTTGGATCATACCTAGAAGGAAGTTATGTTAAGATACAGTTAATCAATTACACAGTAAATTAATTCCGGTAAAATAAGAGATGAGGCAAAGTCAATTTCAATAACTGCTTCCAATTCTCATTATACAAACAAGAATGTCTGTTTACCTGCAGGAATTGAGAACAACTACaggattaaatatttaataaagtgtaaaaaaaaaaaaaaaaaagtaaactgagCTCAATTTATGCACAAGGGCAAACCTTTCAACAATGTTGAGACAAGACACTCCATCTTGTCCTCCGACAGCATACAGAAATCCACCCAGGACAGCGACACCCACGCTGGTTCGGCAAGTGCTGGTGGGGGCAACGTCGCTGCTCCACTGGTTGGTTTTAGGATCATATCTGCACAGGTGGAAATCAAGCGTTGGTTTAAAGAGAATTGCATCCCTTCCTTCATCAACCTAAACAATAGTATTTTGGGTGATCGGCTTGTAAAGAGAACATGAGCAGTTGTCGCACCGACCTCTCCACGGAGTTGAGATAGGAAGAGCCGTCGTGACCGCCCACCGCATACAACAAGTCGTCGAGGACGCTGACGCCGACTCCACATCGCCGTTTGCTCATCGAAGCCACCATGCGCCACTCGTTAGTCTGCGGGTCGTAGCGCTCCACGCTGGAAATGGCGTCTCCACTGCACCAGCCACCAACTGCAGAATAGCATAAATAGAATGACTCAAACTTGTACAATGAGGACCTAAATActaacattttataatttcaCACATTAACAACATATCAAATACCGTGAGAGATAAACAACTGCATTtcgggatattttttttttttgttcctgacCTGCAAAAAGAACTTCTCCGCATCGAATGGGTTTCCGAGGGCGGGTTCTGGGGCCCTGCATCAGCGGCCGTTCTTGTGGAAGCAGAAGGTAGTTTTTGGCCTCATCAACCAGGTCTCTGAAACAGTGGAGAAATTACATCAtgtctctgtttattttattttccttcagatCAATGGGAATGTACAGTATAGTGATGTGGAAAAGTGTTTGACTGCTTCCTGATTTcctagtttgtttgtttttttggcacGTTTGTCACACATGtagggttttctttttatcctaCCATCTTCgtttaaaaactcaattttgtgtttacttgtgtggCTTTCACTaaaatttaaattggtttgctgttctgaaacactgaagtgtgacaaacttgcaaaacaaaatagatATCAGGATGgaggcaaacactttttcacaccattGAATATCTATGTTACAAAAGCTATATATTTTGtcaagaaatattaataaaagtaaaaaaaacaacaacaaaaaacacccaCCTGCATTCTTCATCGCTTTTGATCAGGGGGTCTGAACCAACGGT includes:
- the klhl20 gene encoding kelch-like protein 20, with amino-acid sequence MDTKPMRRATSARQDATGMDITSRCTLGDPNKLPEGVPQPARMPYISDKHPRQTLEVINLLRKHRELCDVVLVVGAKKIYAHRVILSACSPYFRAMFTGELAESRQTEVVIRDIDERAMELLIDFAYTSQVTVEEGNVQTLLPAACLLQLAEIQEACCEFLKRQLDPSNCLGIRAFADTHSCRELLRIADKFTQHNFQEVMESEEFMLLPANQLIDIISSDELNVRSEEQVFNAVMAWVKYSIQERRPQLPQVLQHVRLPLLSPKFLVGTVGSDPLIKSDEECRDLVDEAKNYLLLPQERPLMQGPRTRPRKPIRCGEVLFAVGGWCSGDAISSVERYDPQTNEWRMVASMSKRRCGVGVSVLDDLLYAVGGHDGSSYLNSVERYDPKTNQWSSDVAPTSTCRTSVGVAVLGGFLYAVGGQDGVSCLNIVERYDPKENKWTRVASMSTRRLGVAVAVLGGFLYAVGGSDGTSPLNTVERYNPQENRWHTVSPMGTRRKHLGCAVYQDMIYSVGGRDDTTELSSAERYNPRTNQWSPVVAMTSRRSGVGLAVVNGQLMAVGGFDGTTYLKTIEVYDPDANTWRLHGGMNYRRLGGGVGVIKMTHCESHIW